A stretch of [Clostridium] innocuum DNA encodes these proteins:
- the rpoD gene encoding RNA polymerase sigma factor RpoD produces MKNTKKKAVLQEYKTLEDIKQEFLDEYKQNDVLYQKDVMDAVEHLAMTDTDFDDLFQWFSDNDIEVKNEDDDVDLMDDDALVATEDDDDIDFLDDDTDEEDTLAADIENLEQSFANSSHTKINDPVKMYLKEIGRVELLDPKEEPEIARRIQAGDEEAKKKLISANLRLVVSIAKKYVGRGMLFLDLIQEGNMGLVKAVEKFDYTKGFKFSTYATWWIRQAITRAIADQARTIRIPVHMVETINKLTRIQRQLVQDLGRDPSAEEIAAKMENISPEKVREIQKIALEPVSLETPIGEEDDSHLGDFIEDKEALSPDEYANNQLLKDEINTVLQGLTEREEKVLRLRFGLYDGRTRTLEEVGKEFNVTRERIRQIEAKALRKLKHPTRSKRLKDFVDKP; encoded by the coding sequence ATGAAGAACACCAAGAAAAAAGCTGTTTTGCAGGAATACAAGACACTGGAAGATATCAAGCAGGAATTCCTGGACGAATACAAACAGAATGATGTCCTCTATCAGAAGGATGTTATGGATGCCGTGGAGCATCTGGCAATGACAGATACAGATTTTGATGATCTGTTTCAGTGGTTTTCCGACAATGATATTGAAGTAAAAAATGAAGACGATGATGTCGATCTGATGGATGATGACGCTTTGGTCGCAACCGAGGATGACGATGATATTGATTTTCTGGATGACGATACCGATGAAGAGGATACGCTTGCTGCCGATATCGAAAATCTGGAGCAGTCCTTTGCCAACTCTTCCCACACAAAAATCAATGATCCGGTAAAAATGTATTTAAAGGAAATCGGACGCGTTGAGCTTCTGGATCCGAAAGAGGAGCCGGAAATTGCGCGGCGCATTCAGGCAGGTGATGAAGAGGCAAAGAAAAAGCTGATTTCTGCCAACCTGCGTCTGGTTGTATCCATTGCGAAGAAATATGTTGGCCGCGGTATGCTGTTTCTGGATCTGATTCAGGAAGGAAACATGGGTCTGGTTAAGGCGGTTGAGAAATTCGATTATACCAAGGGCTTTAAGTTTTCAACCTACGCGACATGGTGGATTCGTCAGGCAATCACACGTGCCATCGCCGATCAGGCAAGAACGATTCGTATTCCGGTACATATGGTGGAAACAATCAACAAGCTGACACGTATTCAGCGTCAGCTGGTGCAGGATCTTGGAAGGGATCCCTCTGCAGAGGAAATCGCAGCAAAAATGGAAAACATCTCTCCGGAAAAGGTGCGTGAAATTCAGAAAATCGCACTGGAACCGGTATCTCTGGAAACACCGATCGGTGAGGAGGACGATTCTCATCTGGGTGATTTCATTGAGGACAAGGAAGCTCTGTCACCGGATGAATATGCCAACAATCAGCTGCTGAAGGATGAAATCAATACGGTGCTGCAGGGTCTGACCGAGCGTGAGGAAAAGGTATTGCGCCTGCGTTTCGGTTTATATGATGGCAGAACCCGTACACTGGAGGAGGTTGGAAAGGAATTCAACGTTACTCGTGAACGAATCCGTCAGATTGAGGCAAAGGCACTGCGTAAGCTGAAGCATCCTACACGCTCCAAGCGTCTAAAGGATTTCGTCGATAAGCCATAA
- the dnaG gene encoding DNA primase: protein MARLSEQEISQIRAKADIVDVIGRYVPLTRKGKSYKCVCPFHDDHDPSMSIAADKQIYKCFVCGAGGNVFTFVQNYEKISFIEAVYKVAEYAGVTLEHTLDVTPRIKDPHLQALHKACREAMEFTHYQLDTLDAKNVKEYLMRRNITEEIIKRFEIGYNPMDDALYRFLHAKKHADDDLVSAGLVRVTSLGMKDVFSHRIMIPIHDEFGEPVGFTARRVAENEEAKYINTTETDIYKKGNLIFNYHRAKQEARKAKKAYLVEGAMDVLALEKVELHNAVATLGTAMTKEQLRLLQLLHVPIVICYDGDKAGRNATYKFGKMAREAQLPFEIVDNKYGLDPDEVIDVYGKDELRALLDKTISWIDFLFEYLLGRYNLDNYSQKKEFAQEMALEIQALQDDFEKQSYFIRLRELTEFDMQVEQPKEERRAIHQPQPPRQSFLTFPKSGRSHAEHEILSQMLNGIAASNLFKEELGFLKDDTGNKLAMYIIDYYRTHTTLAVAELLDVIREEDVKALLLEIANWELAREDVDMAVLQEAIAKEKSCFLDDKIQLLNKKIRSVNDPMEKAKLAVEKNQLIKEREEWRSAGRK, encoded by the coding sequence TTGGCACGCTTGAGTGAACAGGAAATCAGCCAGATTCGTGCAAAAGCTGATATCGTAGATGTGATTGGACGCTATGTGCCGCTGACAAGAAAGGGAAAGAGCTATAAATGCGTCTGCCCGTTTCATGACGATCATGATCCGTCAATGTCCATAGCTGCCGATAAACAGATTTACAAATGCTTTGTGTGCGGAGCAGGCGGTAATGTATTCACGTTTGTACAGAATTATGAAAAAATATCCTTTATCGAGGCGGTTTACAAGGTTGCCGAGTATGCCGGTGTGACTTTGGAGCATACTCTTGATGTCACCCCTCGGATAAAGGATCCGCACCTGCAGGCACTGCATAAGGCATGCCGGGAGGCTATGGAATTCACCCATTATCAGCTGGATACGCTGGATGCGAAAAACGTCAAGGAATATCTGATGAGACGCAATATTACGGAAGAAATTATCAAGCGCTTTGAAATCGGCTACAATCCGATGGATGACGCCCTGTATCGCTTCCTGCATGCCAAAAAGCATGCGGATGATGATCTTGTGTCCGCAGGTCTTGTACGTGTTACCTCCCTCGGAATGAAGGATGTGTTTTCGCATCGTATCATGATTCCCATTCATGATGAATTCGGAGAACCGGTCGGCTTTACAGCCCGGCGGGTTGCGGAAAATGAAGAAGCAAAGTATATCAACACTACGGAAACGGATATCTACAAAAAAGGAAATCTGATTTTCAACTATCATAGAGCCAAGCAGGAGGCCAGAAAAGCAAAAAAAGCCTATCTGGTGGAAGGCGCCATGGATGTGCTTGCACTGGAAAAGGTGGAGCTGCACAATGCAGTGGCTACGCTGGGAACGGCAATGACCAAGGAACAGCTGCGCCTTTTGCAGCTCCTGCATGTACCGATCGTCATCTGCTATGACGGAGATAAGGCCGGTCGCAACGCCACCTACAAATTCGGTAAAATGGCCAGAGAGGCACAGCTGCCCTTTGAAATTGTAGACAATAAGTACGGTCTGGATCCGGATGAAGTCATTGATGTATACGGGAAGGATGAGCTTCGCGCACTGCTTGATAAGACGATATCCTGGATTGATTTCCTCTTTGAATACCTGCTTGGGCGGTATAATCTGGACAACTACTCTCAGAAAAAGGAATTCGCGCAGGAAATGGCTTTGGAAATTCAGGCACTGCAGGATGATTTTGAGAAACAGAGCTATTTCATTCGTTTGCGGGAGCTGACTGAATTTGATATGCAGGTGGAGCAGCCCAAAGAGGAACGCAGGGCGATTCATCAGCCGCAGCCCCCGCGGCAGAGCTTTTTGACCTTTCCGAAAAGTGGAAGAAGTCATGCCGAGCATGAAATCCTCTCTCAGATGCTGAATGGAATTGCTGCAAGCAATCTGTTCAAGGAGGAGCTTGGATTTTTAAAGGATGATACCGGCAACAAGCTTGCGATGTACATCATTGATTATTATCGAACACACACCACCCTCGCTGTCGCTGAGCTGCTGGATGTGATTCGGGAGGAGGACGTGAAGGCACTTCTTCTGGAAATCGCAAACTGGGAGCTTGCCCGAGAGGATGTGGATATGGCTGTACTGCAGGAAGCAATCGCCAAGGAAAAATCCTGCTTTCTGGATGATAAGATACAGCTGTTGAATAAAAAAATACGATCTGTGAATGATCCCATGGAAAAGGCTAAGCTCGCCGTGGAGAAAAATCAGCTGATCAAAGAGCGTGAGGAATGGCGCAGCGCGGGAAGGAAGTAA
- a CDS encoding glycine--tRNA ligase, whose translation MNNEKLFDTVVAHAKNSGFVFQGSEIYGGLSNTWDFGPLGVELKENIKKAWWRKFIQESPYNTGIQSAILMNPAVWVASGHVGGFSDPLMDCKECKSRFRADQLIEDATNGEVSVEGWSNEAMMDYIEEHQLKCPKCGAHNFTDIRQFNLMFKTFQGVVEDAKSAIYLRPETAQGMFVNFKNVQRSMRKKLPFGIGQIGKSFRNEITPGNFIFRTREFEQMELEFFCQPGTDMEWYQYYKDYCMSFLTNLGINSDHLRFRDHTAEELAFYSKGTCDIEYNFHSQIGWGELWGIADRTDYDLKQHQEASKKSLEYLDPATNEKYLAYCVEPAVGVERLMLAFMCDAYDEEELENDTRIVMHLHPFLAPIKACVMPLSKKLSDKAMEVFQLIAPVGNCDYDEAGSIGKRYRRQDAVGTPFCITVDFETENDNCVTVRHRDSMEQERVSLKDLSAYIEERIKL comes from the coding sequence ATGAACAACGAGAAATTATTTGATACTGTAGTAGCCCATGCGAAAAACAGTGGTTTTGTGTTTCAGGGATCTGAAATCTACGGCGGTTTGTCCAATACGTGGGATTTCGGTCCTTTGGGAGTCGAACTGAAGGAAAATATAAAAAAAGCCTGGTGGCGTAAATTCATTCAGGAATCTCCATATAATACAGGTATACAGTCTGCGATCCTGATGAATCCGGCAGTATGGGTTGCCAGCGGTCATGTCGGCGGATTCTCCGATCCATTGATGGACTGCAAGGAGTGTAAATCCAGATTTCGTGCCGATCAGCTGATTGAGGACGCTACAAACGGTGAGGTTAGCGTTGAGGGCTGGAGCAATGAAGCAATGATGGATTATATTGAAGAGCATCAGCTGAAATGTCCAAAATGCGGAGCGCATAATTTTACGGATATCCGTCAGTTTAATCTGATGTTTAAAACCTTTCAGGGTGTCGTAGAGGATGCGAAGAGTGCTATCTATCTGCGCCCGGAAACGGCACAGGGGATGTTTGTCAATTTTAAAAACGTACAGCGCTCCATGCGTAAGAAGCTGCCATTTGGTATCGGACAGATCGGTAAGAGCTTCCGTAATGAAATTACACCGGGAAACTTTATTTTCCGTACCAGAGAATTTGAACAGATGGAGCTGGAGTTCTTCTGTCAGCCGGGAACGGATATGGAATGGTACCAGTATTATAAGGATTACTGTATGAGCTTTTTGACGAATCTGGGTATTAACAGCGATCATCTGCGCTTTCGTGATCATACAGCAGAGGAGCTGGCTTTCTATTCAAAGGGTACCTGCGATATTGAGTATAATTTCCATTCCCAGATTGGTTGGGGTGAGCTGTGGGGAATTGCGGACCGAACCGATTATGATTTGAAGCAGCATCAGGAAGCAAGTAAGAAATCGCTGGAATATCTGGATCCTGCAACGAATGAAAAATATCTGGCTTATTGCGTAGAACCGGCCGTCGGTGTTGAACGACTGATGCTGGCATTTATGTGCGATGCCTATGATGAGGAAGAACTGGAAAACGATACCCGTATCGTCATGCATCTGCATCCGTTCCTAGCTCCGATCAAGGCCTGTGTCATGCCGCTTTCCAAAAAGCTGAGCGACAAGGCGATGGAGGTGTTCCAGCTGATTGCACCAGTGGGAAACTGCGATTATGATGAGGCGGGAAGCATCGGAAAACGATACCGTCGTCAGGATGCCGTTGGTACACCGTTCTGTATCACTGTGGATTTTGAAACAGAGAATGACAACTGCGTAACCGTACGCCACCGTGACAGCATGGAACAGGAGCGCGTGAGCCTGAAGGATCTAAGCGCGTATATCGAAGAGCGAATTAAGCTGTAA
- the recO gene encoding DNA repair protein RecO, which translates to MQEEVCGILVDVKEYREHDALLKVLCEDGSLLSVSARGVRKVTSKNAPAVQLFTLARLQLNYQQTASIQSLRRAEIINSYRKIREDLVKQSIASYFCECIYRSGFEENVYILLKQSLDILQDAKHPLQILCLFQAVMNRMHGIEPFVDGCVRCQSTQHIQAVSRRDGGFVCKSCLRYGDHVIPRRDLKTFRLLCKAELEHYELIERLEPFSSENFEELYGFFEDYGGIALKSVRFLRTLFAMEGHM; encoded by the coding sequence ATGCAGGAGGAAGTGTGCGGAATCCTGGTGGATGTGAAGGAGTATCGGGAACATGATGCCCTGTTGAAGGTATTGTGTGAGGATGGCTCCCTGCTCAGTGTGAGCGCCCGTGGAGTTCGTAAGGTCACAAGTAAGAATGCTCCTGCCGTACAGCTGTTTACACTGGCACGTCTGCAGCTGAATTATCAGCAGACTGCTTCGATACAGTCTCTACGCCGGGCAGAAATTATAAACAGTTATCGCAAAATTCGGGAGGATCTTGTAAAGCAGAGCATTGCCTCCTACTTCTGTGAATGCATATACCGCAGTGGCTTTGAGGAAAATGTATACATCCTGCTGAAGCAAAGCCTGGATATTTTACAGGATGCAAAGCATCCGCTGCAGATACTTTGTCTGTTTCAGGCTGTTATGAATCGCATGCATGGAATTGAACCGTTTGTGGATGGCTGTGTCCGCTGTCAGAGCACGCAGCATATTCAGGCAGTGTCGCGAAGAGATGGCGGCTTTGTTTGCAAAAGCTGTCTGCGATATGGCGATCATGTCATACCGCGCAGGGATTTGAAAACCTTTCGTCTTCTTTGCAAGGCAGAGCTGGAGCATTATGAGCTGATTGAGAGACTGGAACCGTTTAGCAGTGAAAACTTTGAAGAGCTGTATGGCTTTTTTGAAGATTATGGCGGCATAGCGCTGAAAAGTGTGCGTTTTCTTCGAACCCTGTTCGCTATGGAGGGGCACATGTAA